The Mesorhizobium loti genome includes a region encoding these proteins:
- the lpxA gene encoding acyl-ACP--UDP-N-acetylglucosamine O-acyltransferase gives MKIKTSIHASSVVEEGAQIGQGVRIGPFCHVGADVVIGDGVELVSHVSVMGATTIGASTKVYPMATLGAPPQNTKHKGGRTTLVIGKNCTIREGVTMHLGTDSSRGETTVGDNGNFLAYAHIAHDCVVGNNATFANGATLGGHCEVGNNVYIGGLTAVHQFVRIGDNAFLGGCSAIVGDVIPYAIAVGNRASLRGLNIIGLKRSGLPRSEILVLRKAYRMIFDRSRTVGENIEFAKAEFASSPTAMKIIDFITSRGKRHYAVPSLKGGDGDDVDDED, from the coding sequence ATGAAAATCAAGACATCCATCCATGCTTCCTCCGTTGTGGAGGAAGGCGCCCAAATCGGCCAAGGTGTGCGCATCGGGCCATTCTGCCATGTCGGCGCCGATGTGGTGATCGGCGACGGTGTCGAACTGGTCAGTCATGTCTCGGTGATGGGCGCGACCACTATCGGTGCCTCGACCAAAGTCTATCCGATGGCGACATTGGGCGCACCGCCGCAGAACACCAAGCACAAGGGCGGCCGCACCACCCTGGTCATCGGCAAGAACTGCACGATCCGCGAAGGCGTGACCATGCATCTCGGCACCGATTCCAGCCGCGGCGAGACGACGGTCGGCGACAATGGCAATTTCCTCGCCTACGCCCACATTGCCCATGATTGCGTCGTCGGCAACAACGCGACCTTCGCCAATGGCGCGACACTGGGCGGCCACTGCGAGGTCGGCAACAACGTCTATATCGGCGGCCTGACCGCTGTGCATCAGTTTGTCCGCATCGGCGACAACGCCTTTCTGGGCGGCTGCTCGGCGATCGTCGGCGACGTCATTCCCTATGCCATCGCGGTCGGCAACCGCGCCAGCCTGCGCGGCCTCAACATCATCGGCCTGAAGCGCTCCGGCCTGCCGAGGTCCGAAATCCTTGTGCTGCGCAAGGCTTACAGGATGATCTTCGATCGTTCCCGCACCGTTGGCGAGAATATCGAATTCGCCAAGGCGGAGTTCGCGTCGTCGCCGACCGCCATGAAGATCATCGATTTCATCACCAGTCGCGGCAAGCGGCACTATGCTGTGCCGTCGCTCAAGGGCGGCGATGGCGACGATGTCGATGACGAAGACTGA